AACGGTGTATCACCCCGCTCGCGGTGCCGACGCCGCCGTCTTTCCCTCGTTCGGGCTCGGCCTCGAGACCCTGTCGAACCCCGTTCCTGTGCCGACCGCGACCGGCGAACTGGACGACCGCAGCCTGGCGGCCGCCCTTGGCGTCGACCTCTCGGAACGCCCCTATCCCGAGCGCGTCCTCTGGCAGGCCTTCGCGTACGGCGCGTTCGATCCCCACCGGGAGACGGAGCCGCGGCTGTCGCAGCCGAATGACGACCTGCTTCGGCTCGAGAACCCGGCGACGGCGTGATACCGTCGCCGTCGATCACCGTCGCGAGCCCGGCCGTCGACGCTCCACGACGGTTATGAGAGGCCGAATAAATTCGGGAGAGCCCCTATTCGAATTCGGTCCGTCGATTCGTTCCGATGGGAGACCTTCTCGACGTCCGCGACCAGCCTCGAGCCGAGCGACGAGACAGCGTGTTCGACCGCCTCGACCGGGCCGATCCCGGCAAGACGGTGGCGATCACCGCCGATACCGACGTCCGCCCGACCGTGGCCCAGTACCGCATCGAACGCGAGACGGCCCTCGAGTGGACGGTCGAGCGGGACGGCCCCGACGCGTGGGAGGTCCGCGTGACGATACGGGACGCGTCGGCGGCGGAATCGCCCGACTTCGACGTCCGGGAGATTTCGCCCAAGCGCCGACACGAGGTCCTGACCGACACGTTCGATCGCCTCGAGCCGGGCCAGGGGTTCGTCCTGGTCAACGACCACGATCCAGAGCCGCTGTATCACGAACTGCGATCGACCCACGGCGACATCGTCGGCTGGACGTACGAGAGCCGCGAGTCGGGCGAGTGGCGCGTCGAAATCGCGAAAACGGGCGAAAGCGAGGGCGAATCCGCCGACGGCGTCGCCGCGACCTTCGACGTCCGCGAGATCCCCAAGCCGGACTGGCATCCGACGATCCACCACCGGTACGGCAACCTCGAGGCGGGCGACGCGATGGAGATCGTCGCCCCCCACGAGCCCAAGCCGCTCCACCAGGAGTTCCAACAGCAGTACGGCGACGCCTTCGAGTGGGCGGTGATGGACCGATCGCCCGGCGAGGTCCGGGTCCGCATCACCAAGGAACCGGGCGCGGCCGACGGGGCCGACGCGGACGGGGCCGATCTCGCGGTGACGACCGAACTGGACGTCCGCGACCGGCCGCCGGCCGAGCGCCATGAGCGCATCTTCGACTCCTACGCCGACCTCGAGGCCGGCGAGGGGTTCGTGCTGGTAAACGACCACGATCCGAAGCCGCTGTACCACCAGTTCGACGCCGATGCCGGCCCGGCGTTCCGCTGGGAGTACCTGGTACGAGAACCCGGCGAGTTCCGCGTGCTGATCGGGAAAGCCGACTCCGGAGATCCGACGTCGACGGGCGATTCCTTGAGGGGATCGACTGAGACCAGCGGCCCTCGTGCGCCGTTCTGATCCGGAGACCGGTGTCGGATCTGACGGAAAGATTCACTTTCCGGGGGCATGAATTGAAAACCGATGGCCCGCCGGCATCGGCTACTCGAGTGGTTTCGAGACGAGGACGGAAGCTGGCAGTCGCCGGAGGGACGTCGCGGCGAACTCGTCGCGCTGGGTATTTGCCTCCCGGCGCTCGCCGTATACGTCCATTTCGATGTGGGACTTCCGCGGATCGCCGAGAACCGGCCGGCGGCGATCCTCGGCGTCTGGTGTGGCTTCCTCTACGCGACCTCCTATCGAACCGCGCTCGTCGAGCGGATTCCCGAGTGGGCCTCTATCGGGCAGGTCGTCTCCCTCCTGGCCGGCGGGTTCGGTTTCACGGTTCTCAAGGCCATCCACGTCGCCGATCCGACGGTCCTGTTCGTCCTCACTGCCGGCGGAACGGTCCTGCTGATTTACCTCGTCAGGCTCTGCTCGCCGCTTCACCCCGGTCTCGAGCCGCCTCGGCGCGGCGGGTCCCCGCCGACAGCCGTCGAGACCAACGCACCGGCCAGCGGAGGCGACGGCTGAGCGATCGGGCTACCACGCCGCCTCGAGGACGCCCTCGATTTCGCCGACGGTGGGGTCCAGCCCCGGCGGGGCGTTCGCCATAAACGGGTCGGCGAGGATGGCCTCCGCGACCGCGCTGAACTCCTCGGGTTCCGGTCCGTCGACGTCCCGCAGGCGCGACGGGAGCCCGAGTCCGTCCCGGATCTCGGTGACCGCGTCGACGACCGCAGCCTCGCGATCCGCGGCGTCGTCGACGCCGAGCGCGTTCGCGAGCAGCCCCGACCGTGCGTCTACCTCCTCCTGTTCGAAGCAGTACTCGAGGACGTGCGGGACGACGACGCCGTGGGCGGCCCCCTGCTGGACGTCGTACGTCCGTGTCAGGCCGTGGCCGAACGCGTGGACGATCGAGAGCGTCGTCTCGCCGGGTCGCGAGATGCCGTACTGGACGAGCACGATGCCCTCGAGGATCGTCTCGAAGGTCTCGGTATCGCGGTCGCCGTCGCCGTAGGCCCGGAGGCCGTCCGCGAGTTTCTCGAGACCGTGTCTCGCCGTCGCGTCGGTCACCGGCGTCGCGTTGCTCGCGTAGACGGTCTCGAGGCCCTTGTCGAAGCCGTTCATCGCCGAGCCCGCGAGCACAGATTCGGGCGTGGTCGCGACCAGTTCCGGATCGTAGACCGCAGCATCGGGCATCAGTCCCGGGTCGGAGACGCCGCCGCCGATTTCCTCGTCGACCAGTCCCGACTCGGGCGCGGCGGTGACCCCGGCGACGGTCGAGAGGTCGGCACCCGCGAGCGTGGTCGGGATCGCGACGATCGGAATCAGGCCGTCCTCGGGGACAGAAATCGTCCCCGTTTCGGCGAACTCGGCGGCCACCTCCCCAGCCGTGCGGTCGCTGGCCGCGAGGGTGCTGATGATTTTCGCGACGTCGAGGCTGCTGCCGCCGCCGAGGCTGACGAGGACGTCGGCCCCCTCCGTCCGCAGCCGCTCGCGCCCGTCGATCGCCGTCGCGAGTCGCTTTTTCGGCGTCGTCTCGTCGAACACGCCGGCCAGCCGATCGCCCAGTCCCGTCCTGACCGGGTCGATC
This portion of the Natrinema salinisoli genome encodes:
- a CDS encoding DUF2249 domain-containing protein; the protein is MGDLLDVRDQPRAERRDSVFDRLDRADPGKTVAITADTDVRPTVAQYRIERETALEWTVERDGPDAWEVRVTIRDASAAESPDFDVREISPKRRHEVLTDTFDRLEPGQGFVLVNDHDPEPLYHELRSTHGDIVGWTYESRESGEWRVEIAKTGESEGESADGVAATFDVREIPKPDWHPTIHHRYGNLEAGDAMEIVAPHEPKPLHQEFQQQYGDAFEWAVMDRSPGEVRVRITKEPGAADGADADGADLAVTTELDVRDRPPAERHERIFDSYADLEAGEGFVLVNDHDPKPLYHQFDADAGPAFRWEYLVREPGEFRVLIGKADSGDPTSTGDSLRGSTETSGPRAPF
- a CDS encoding iron-containing alcohol dehydrogenase family protein → MTRSESSDRDPAFRFEYEPATIRFGTGCVADLEAELEERNLERALVVCGSTVGSTPEVIDPVRTGLGDRLAGVFDETTPKKRLATAIDGRERLRTEGADVLVSLGGGSSLDVAKIISTLAASDRTAGEVAAEFAETGTISVPEDGLIPIVAIPTTLAGADLSTVAGVTAAPESGLVDEEIGGGVSDPGLMPDAAVYDPELVATTPESVLAGSAMNGFDKGLETVYASNATPVTDATARHGLEKLADGLRAYGDGDRDTETFETILEGIVLVQYGISRPGETTLSIVHAFGHGLTRTYDVQQGAAHGVVVPHVLEYCFEQEEVDARSGLLANALGVDDAADREAAVVDAVTEIRDGLGLPSRLRDVDGPEPEEFSAVAEAILADPFMANAPPGLDPTVGEIEGVLEAAW